One part of the Edaphobacter acidisoli genome encodes these proteins:
- a CDS encoding histidine triad nucleotide-binding protein — MSHDCLFCKIIAGTIPANRVYEDEYCIGFPDINPQAPTHLLIIPKQHIASLAKADPEHKPLVGHLMSVATQIARSHKLDNGYRVVVNTGDHGGQTVHHLHLHLLGGRPMAWPPG; from the coding sequence ATGTCACATGACTGTCTGTTCTGTAAGATCATCGCAGGCACCATCCCAGCCAATCGTGTCTATGAAGACGAGTACTGTATTGGCTTTCCCGACATCAACCCGCAGGCTCCCACACATCTGCTGATCATTCCCAAACAGCACATCGCCTCACTGGCCAAGGCTGACCCCGAGCACAAGCCGCTGGTCGGCCACCTGATGTCTGTCGCCACACAGATTGCACGCAGCCACAAGCTCGACAACGGCTACCGCGTCGTCGTCAACACAGGCGACCACGGCGGCCAGACGGTCCACCACCTGCACCTGCACCTGCTCGGTGGACGCCCCATGGCATGGCCTCCAGGTTAA